The Argentina anserina chromosome 5, drPotAnse1.1, whole genome shotgun sequence genome includes the window AGTTTATGGCCAGTTTGCCTTGGCATgacttatattatttttttttagatcTTTGCATTTTGGCCCTTGGGTCTTCGTGTTCTCTTTCATTGTGGTCATCAACCCCCTGCGGCAGTGTTATCTTATTGCTAagaaagatgaaaatccatatCTTGTCTTAGCTTGTGATCTTGAAATAAGATGATTATGCTTTGATTGTGTAGAATTTGTTAAGCAACATTTTATATCAGGGTTGTGTGTACTTGGGTCTGATATATGCACCTGCATGTTTAAACAAACACGTGTGTGTGCACCCCAACTCACAATGCTAAATCCTGCACCAACAGGGGACACTGCCCTGCGAATCAACTACTAGTCTTATTTTCATGTCATACATTGTCTTTCTATGGATACTTGATTACTCAACTCGTGAAGCCCATGCTGACTACTTAAATTAAAACTCCTTTCAAATTAATTCTCATCTTCCATCTCTGGTACTTAGGTACTGTGGCATCTGCAATGGAATTGTCTGAGGAGGAATGGAACAGTACTTTGAGGACTAACTTGACAGGCACCTGGTTGGTGTCAAAATATGTTTCCCTATGCATGCGTAATGCAGATCAGGGAGGATCAATCATTAATATATCTTCCATTGCTGGGATTAATCGTGGATATTTGCCTGGAGGTCCAGCATACAATTGTTCAAAGGGTGCCGTAAACATCTTGTCTAAGGTAATTTCACTGAAGTACAAATCATTGGAATATTATCATTAACTCAACAGCAAGGAGTCATGTTTGTGTAGTAAACTTGATTTATGGATTTTGGCCCCTAAATGAAACTTAACAACTTGAAGTGATGCCTGCCATCTTGGGTGGAAAATGTAGCTCAACATTAGCATTAAAGAAGACAAGTTATAAACTTTATCCATAGATGAGGGATGAATGTAAGCTTGTACTTCAAAACAGAACTGGATCTACACGTAGTTCAGTTGTTTATAATTTGGTAAAGGGTTTTCCTTGTGTCACACTTCTTTGTTGAATGCGAGTTTGGATTTCTGGTATCTTTAGTCCAGCAGTTGCAGCTTACAATTGTTTAAAAGCTAGACTGCTGGTCTCTTATAGTAtagtggacttgaggttgcttGTCTTATTTGCACCATACAGCATAACACTCACTAActtatttttttatgttttctttttggtatTGAAATGTCCACAAAGTTGTTCGGTTAACACATAACATAATATTAGCAttttgttgtaaggatttttgtttttcattttaaaattgCCATCATCATCGACAATGCTGATAGTAGGGTTTTCTTATGGGAATGTACGTAAAAAAATGCTATTGGTAGAGTGTTGGAACTTTACTATTTTGTATGATGTTTAATAGGTCATGGCTGTGGAGTTGGGAGTACACAAAATCAGAGTCAATGCAATATCACCTGGGCTGTTCAgatctgaaattacagagggTCTTATGCAAAAAGATTGGCTACACAATGTGGCTCTTAGGACTGTCCCTTTGAGAACATTTGGCACTTCAGATCCAGCATTGACATCACTCGTGCGTTATTTGATACATGACTCCTCTGAATATGTCTCAGGAAATATCTACATTGTAGATGCAGGAGCCACCTTGCCAGGTGTCCCTATTTTTTCTTCCCTTTGAAATTTAATGTTGATTTATGTTCATGGAAAAAGGATCTACAGTAATATGACATATTTGGTACCACCCTGCGTATGTATGGTTTGAATAAGAAAATTAATCTGCGAGAACTTTGAGTCATGTGATTGTTACATGTCTTACGTAATGAAGCTTTGGCAATTTGTGAACAATTTCGAGTGTCTGGATTCTGGAACATAGCCATCGAATTACTTGCTTTTCGAAAATTTTCTGGGATAATGCAAAGCATGAACCTGTGAACTATTTGATTCTGTTTTCAGGCTTTTGTGTTCACG containing:
- the LOC126794462 gene encoding uncharacterized protein LOC126794462, encoding MAKTKASDHLEPWRDLKDKVVMVTGASSGLGREFCLDLAQAGCRVVAAARRVDRLQSICDEINKLSTTAPPQTRAVAVELDVSADGSAIQKSVQKAWDAFGRIDALINNAGVRGTVASAMELSEEEWNSTLRTNLTGTWLVSKYVSLCMRNADQGGSIINISSIAGINRGYLPGGPAYNCSKGAVNILSKVMAVELGVHKIRVNAISPGLFRSEITEGLMQKDWLHNVALRTVPLRTFGTSDPALTSLVRYLIHDSSEYVSGNIYIVDAGATLPGVPIFSSL